A region from the Melioribacter roseus P3M-2 genome encodes:
- a CDS encoding homocysteine S-methyltransferase family protein — MKRIDLFELRQERKILILDGAVGSLLQQYGAANDKYLWSSLANLRNPDIVQKIHRDYIDAGADIITTNTFRTNPAAVEMSGHSLSIEEFVKKSVNLAIEAREERNIIIAGSNAPAEDCYQKERTLSKNELEYNHKKHIELLWESGVDVIWNETQSHLDEIEIICGFCNSQKLPYVINLFFDGKMNLLSGESLWEAVGIAAAFNPIAVGFNCIKPEYFLNKIKQDLSVKEWGFYLNCGGGDFTDKSISCAINPDHYIDLIKPLLEKKPLYAGSCCGSTPAHTKAIKEYIDEVYRN, encoded by the coding sequence ATGAAACGCATCGATTTATTCGAATTACGACAAGAAAGAAAAATTTTAATTCTCGACGGCGCAGTGGGAAGCTTGTTGCAGCAGTACGGAGCGGCAAACGACAAATATTTATGGTCTTCATTAGCAAATTTGAGGAACCCCGATATCGTACAAAAAATACACAGGGATTATATCGACGCCGGAGCGGATATAATTACGACAAATACATTCAGGACTAATCCCGCTGCAGTGGAGATGTCGGGGCATTCGCTTTCCATTGAAGAATTTGTTAAGAAAAGCGTAAACCTGGCAATTGAAGCTCGTGAAGAAAGAAATATAATAATAGCGGGATCGAACGCTCCCGCCGAAGACTGCTACCAAAAAGAGCGTACATTGTCGAAAAACGAATTGGAATATAATCACAAAAAACATATCGAACTGTTATGGGAAAGCGGCGTCGATGTAATCTGGAACGAAACTCAAAGCCATCTCGACGAAATTGAAATTATTTGCGGTTTTTGTAACAGTCAAAAACTGCCGTATGTAATAAATCTGTTCTTTGACGGGAAAATGAATTTGCTTAGCGGCGAAAGCCTTTGGGAGGCGGTTGGAATTGCTGCTGCGTTTAATCCGATTGCCGTCGGATTTAATTGTATCAAACCTGAATATTTTCTAAATAAGATCAAACAGGATTTATCGGTTAAAGAGTGGGGATTTTATTTGAATTGCGGCGGCGGCGATTTTACGGACAAGTCGATATCCTGCGCAATTAATCCTGACCATTATATAGATTTAATCAAACCTCTGCTCGAGAAGAAGCCGTTATACGCGGGCTCCTGCTGCGGATCAACTCCGGCTCACACAAAAGCAATCAAGGAATATATTGATGAAGTATATCGAAATTAA
- a CDS encoding PASTA domain-containing protein produces the protein MKSFLIKSLLVILGFVVLFFAVDKIIMPYVVSADEYKVPDVVGLHKNVAVEILKKSNLEPIINRSRYDERYPKDHVIFQNPKPNTIVKEGRKIYLTVSGGLQKVQMPFLINKSVRDARITLERMGLQIDTLIEVESELPVGTIAEQEYTEGTFIPVGTKVKLKVSIGPQIGKVRVPRLIGKSLTEAEAILKRNSLRVGLKTYIHSSNYLPNTVVDQQPSENSLISVGDSVNVVLIQN, from the coding sequence ATGAAAAGTTTTTTGATTAAATCGTTGCTGGTAATACTGGGATTTGTGGTATTGTTTTTTGCGGTCGACAAAATTATAATGCCTTATGTAGTAAGCGCCGACGAATATAAAGTTCCCGACGTTGTGGGACTACATAAAAACGTGGCAGTCGAAATTCTTAAAAAGAGCAATCTGGAACCGATAATTAATCGTTCCAGATACGACGAAAGATATCCGAAAGACCACGTGATTTTTCAAAATCCAAAGCCCAATACTATAGTCAAAGAAGGAAGGAAAATATATCTGACGGTAAGCGGAGGACTTCAAAAAGTGCAAATGCCGTTTTTAATCAACAAGTCGGTGCGCGACGCGCGAATCACTCTGGAAAGAATGGGTCTGCAGATAGATACTCTTATCGAAGTTGAATCCGAACTGCCCGTCGGAACAATTGCCGAGCAGGAATATACCGAAGGGACATTTATACCCGTCGGTACGAAAGTCAAACTGAAAGTGAGTATCGGTCCCCAAATAGGAAAAGTACGCGTGCCGAGACTGATAGGCAAATCCCTGACGGAAGCCGAAGCAATATTAAAACGTAATTCGCTGAGAGTCGGTCTGAAAACATACATCCATTCTTCTAATTATTTACCGAATACGGTGGTCGACCAGCAGCCTTCGGAAAACAGTCTCATCAGTGTGGGAGACAGCGTTAACGTAGTTCTGATTCAAAACTGA
- a CDS encoding NFACT RNA binding domain-containing protein has translation MSNLQNMNNEELTSRYKFIDRKMKTEFLENGVELKSLITDILFNEIIVAKDKSGASLIFQPYTGEVAEIIGKYDSYQEAMNAYLSNYYSLSKEKVLTATLKKHVAGELERMSAKLNNLKSRIEKGSREKEYANYGNLLLMNISALKKGLDKIEAKDMEGNNVTIKLDPKLSPQKNIDRYFEKAKSEKIEYEKSIELYNELKNKYDILKELDEKLNKELTLEELQTIEKQLGIKKKMEMQDKSRPNFRHFIIDGKYNVYVGKDSKNNDELTLRFAKQNDYWFHARSVSGSHVVLRTDNPKEVVPKSVLKKAASIAAFYSKAKTAGLAPVSYTFKKYVVKKKGMEPGKVALLKEEVLLVKPEIPPGCEVVD, from the coding sequence TTGAGCAACCTTCAAAACATGAACAATGAAGAATTAACGAGTCGTTATAAATTCATCGACAGGAAAATGAAAACGGAGTTTTTGGAAAACGGCGTGGAATTAAAATCGTTGATTACGGATATTCTGTTTAATGAAATAATCGTCGCCAAGGACAAGTCGGGCGCGTCGTTGATATTTCAACCGTATACGGGCGAAGTTGCGGAAATAATCGGAAAATACGATTCTTACCAGGAGGCTATGAATGCCTATCTGTCGAATTATTATTCGTTGTCGAAAGAGAAAGTGTTGACGGCAACCTTAAAAAAGCATGTCGCCGGCGAATTGGAAAGAATGTCCGCCAAACTTAATAATCTTAAATCCAGAATAGAAAAAGGCTCAAGAGAAAAGGAATATGCCAATTACGGCAATCTGCTTCTTATGAATATTTCCGCGCTAAAAAAAGGACTCGATAAAATTGAAGCAAAGGATATGGAAGGCAACAACGTAACAATAAAACTCGACCCGAAATTATCTCCTCAAAAAAACATCGACAGATATTTCGAAAAAGCCAAGTCGGAAAAAATAGAATACGAGAAATCGATCGAGCTCTACAACGAACTGAAGAATAAATACGACATTCTTAAAGAATTGGACGAAAAGCTCAATAAGGAACTTACATTGGAAGAATTGCAAACTATCGAGAAACAACTCGGGATTAAAAAGAAGATGGAAATGCAGGATAAATCGCGACCGAATTTCAGACATTTTATTATCGACGGTAAATATAACGTATACGTAGGCAAGGATAGCAAAAACAACGACGAACTCACGCTCCGTTTTGCAAAGCAAAACGATTACTGGTTCCACGCCCGCTCGGTATCGGGTTCGCATGTAGTTTTACGTACGGACAATCCGAAAGAAGTTGTCCCGAAATCGGTATTGAAAAAAGCCGCTTCGATTGCGGCATTCTACAGCAAAGCCAAAACAGCAGGCTTGGCGCCCGTCAGTTACACTTTTAAGAAGTATGTGGTAAAGAAAAAAGGGATGGAGCCCGGCAAAGTGGCTTTATTAAAAGAAGAGGTACTTCTGGTAAAACCTGAAATACCTCCCGGATGCGAAGTTGTAGATTAA
- a CDS encoding glycosyltransferase family 9 protein, with amino-acid sequence MKKIEILLRKFLLNLFLLLKRKEKTRTAPNLNGNSNVVIIRLNRIGDALTSTPFIRLLKKHCDCNITVVCSKSNHFIFRQNGLTDNLIVYDKKQNNLAKIIRAISDINPDLLIDLHDDVSFTVSMLIAFSSAKCKMGFDKKNNKLFNARVPRPDSKIHHIVDRNLAFADSLGIDYGKDEVNIVYKPDANSVALVENFISKHGLKKKFLTGINISAGSDARFWGVERYGKLIDFLSNTFDTKVILLTDKKDMKKAEEISKGKILIFQDDKFDVFAAMVGSLDFLITPDTSIVHIASAFEIPLFGLYVKYKTDDIIWYPYKSEYEVVITENPDLSSVDYETVVNKLKPFFERIYHEKNT; translated from the coding sequence TTGAAGAAGATTGAAATTTTGCTGAGAAAATTTCTTCTTAATCTTTTTTTGCTTCTTAAGCGTAAAGAAAAAACAAGAACCGCGCCGAATTTGAACGGCAACTCGAATGTCGTAATAATCAGATTGAACAGAATCGGCGACGCGCTTACTTCCACGCCTTTTATCCGTCTCCTAAAGAAACATTGTGATTGTAATATTACGGTTGTCTGCTCGAAATCGAATCATTTCATTTTCCGTCAAAACGGACTGACGGATAATTTGATAGTCTACGATAAAAAACAAAACAATCTTGCAAAAATTATCCGCGCTATTTCGGATATTAATCCCGACCTTTTGATTGACCTGCACGACGACGTATCGTTTACGGTAAGCATGCTAATCGCTTTTTCATCGGCAAAATGCAAAATGGGTTTCGATAAAAAAAATAATAAACTGTTTAACGCGCGCGTACCGAGACCCGATTCCAAAATACATCATATCGTCGATCGTAATCTCGCTTTTGCCGACTCGCTCGGAATTGATTATGGCAAAGACGAAGTTAATATTGTCTATAAACCGGATGCGAATTCAGTTGCTCTTGTCGAGAATTTCATTAGTAAGCACGGGCTCAAAAAAAAATTCCTCACGGGAATTAACATTTCAGCCGGCAGCGACGCAAGGTTCTGGGGCGTTGAACGGTACGGAAAACTAATCGATTTTTTGAGTAATACTTTCGACACGAAGGTTATTCTTCTTACCGATAAAAAAGATATGAAGAAAGCCGAAGAAATATCTAAAGGCAAAATCCTTATTTTTCAGGACGACAAATTCGACGTATTCGCGGCTATGGTCGGTTCGCTCGATTTTTTGATAACCCCCGATACGTCGATTGTGCATATTGCTTCGGCGTTTGAGATTCCCCTTTTCGGTCTTTATGTTAAGTACAAAACGGATGATATTATTTGGTATCCGTATAAATCCGAATACGAAGTCGTTATTACGGAAAATCCTGATTTAAGTTCGGTCGATTACGAAACAGTCGTAAACAAATTAAAACCTTTTTTTGAGAGAATTTACCATGAAAAAAATACCTGA
- a CDS encoding glycosyltransferase family 9 protein: MTDQSIKKILIIKLRGIGDVVLSTVVLDNLLNFFPEAKIDYLTDKPSAAWLKGLSQVNSVLTYPKSGIINKLGLIAEIRKRKYDIVFDFYSNPSTAQITFLSGAKYRIGFPYRGRKYAYNLYGPQERGKYHAAELHLEVLKSVGIPADDNPRLHFYFGKEDERFAEEFLERNNLNGKIFAGISPTGGWQSKRCPPEKLAELAKALNKKYDIPLLILWGPSEYEDAIRIKETVGDDAYLAPPTTIEQMAALMSRCAFIVANDSGPMHISTAIDTPALSLHGPTNPLHQGPFGDRHEYLILNDLDCIMCNLLECPKNQECFRDIPENLFLTKIDILLNKNSIRI, encoded by the coding sequence TTGACGGATCAATCGATTAAAAAAATACTTATTATTAAACTGCGAGGTATCGGAGACGTTGTCCTTTCTACTGTAGTACTCGATAACCTATTGAATTTTTTTCCGGAAGCAAAAATCGATTATCTGACGGATAAGCCTTCCGCTGCCTGGCTGAAAGGGCTTTCGCAGGTAAATTCCGTTTTAACTTATCCCAAGTCAGGCATTATTAATAAACTCGGATTAATAGCTGAAATACGCAAAAGGAAATACGATATCGTATTCGATTTCTATTCGAATCCGTCTACCGCTCAAATCACATTTTTAAGCGGCGCAAAATACAGAATCGGATTTCCGTATAGAGGAAGGAAATACGCGTACAATCTATACGGACCGCAGGAGCGCGGTAAATACCATGCGGCAGAACTTCATCTCGAAGTTCTTAAATCGGTCGGAATACCTGCAGACGACAATCCCAGACTTCATTTCTATTTCGGAAAAGAAGACGAACGATTTGCGGAAGAATTTCTGGAACGGAATAATCTCAATGGAAAAATATTTGCAGGAATATCCCCTACCGGAGGGTGGCAGTCGAAAAGATGTCCCCCCGAAAAATTAGCCGAACTCGCCAAAGCGCTCAACAAAAAATATGACATACCGCTTTTGATTTTATGGGGACCTTCGGAATACGAAGACGCAATAAGGATTAAAGAAACCGTAGGAGACGATGCGTATCTGGCTCCTCCTACTACAATAGAACAGATGGCTGCGCTAATGAGCAGATGCGCTTTTATTGTGGCTAACGACAGCGGACCGATGCATATTTCAACTGCAATCGATACTCCGGCGCTTTCTCTGCACGGTCCTACCAATCCTTTGCATCAGGGACCGTTTGGGGACAGGCACGAATATCTGATTCTAAACGATCTGGATTGCATAATGTGTAATCTGCTCGAATGTCCGAAAAATCAGGAATGCTTCAGAGATATTCCGGAGAATCTGTTCCTGACCAAAATTGACATCCTGCTTAACAAAAACAGCATACGGATTTAA
- a CDS encoding glycosyltransferase family 9 protein — protein MKKIPDCKNFTGYKPCFPYHNCLEDGCKEERKFGKKILIINLDAMGDVLMTTAQLPAIKRKYPVSTIYWITLKNAFRILDNNPYIDRVFPFDFESILILKEMEFDVIMNVDKSMRSGALAMQLNAKEKLGFGVNKNGQIIPLNKGAEYNYTLGLDDNLKFKINQRTGQEYLAETFDLDYQRDEYVFNFNDEELKFIDNYKKEVGIDPDDEVIGFNTGCSLLFPNKKMTIEQHIVLIEKFLSFNRFKIMLLGGPEDTERNNTIAEYFKGKIINTPTSEGLRRGACYESIPQVIITGDSFGMHLAIALKKYVIAWFGLSCWTEIDLYDRGVKLYPEGLFCAPCWKKECPYNLECIQMIDLERIVKETVAYFDGKK, from the coding sequence ATGAAAAAAATACCTGATTGCAAAAACTTTACCGGATACAAACCGTGTTTCCCTTATCATAATTGCCTTGAAGACGGTTGCAAGGAAGAACGGAAATTCGGCAAAAAAATATTGATAATTAATCTCGACGCTATGGGCGACGTTTTGATGACAACCGCTCAATTGCCGGCAATTAAAAGAAAGTATCCTGTTTCAACTATTTATTGGATTACATTGAAAAACGCATTCAGGATACTCGACAACAACCCGTATATCGATCGCGTATTCCCGTTTGACTTCGAAAGTATTTTAATACTCAAAGAAATGGAATTCGACGTGATCATGAACGTCGATAAGTCGATGCGTTCCGGAGCGCTGGCCATGCAGCTTAATGCTAAAGAAAAACTCGGGTTCGGCGTCAACAAAAACGGTCAAATAATTCCGCTGAACAAAGGCGCCGAATATAATTATACGCTCGGTCTGGACGACAATCTCAAATTCAAAATCAATCAGAGAACCGGACAGGAATATCTGGCCGAAACTTTCGACCTCGATTATCAGCGCGACGAATATGTCTTTAATTTTAACGACGAAGAACTAAAGTTCATCGATAATTATAAAAAGGAAGTAGGCATTGACCCGGACGACGAGGTGATCGGTTTTAATACAGGCTGTTCGCTCCTCTTCCCGAATAAGAAAATGACAATTGAACAACATATCGTATTGATCGAGAAATTTTTGTCCTTCAACAGATTTAAGATTATGCTTCTGGGAGGACCTGAGGATACGGAACGAAATAATACAATCGCAGAGTATTTCAAAGGAAAGATTATCAATACTCCTACATCGGAAGGCTTACGTCGCGGAGCCTGTTACGAAAGCATTCCTCAGGTTATAATCACCGGGGATTCGTTCGGAATGCATCTGGCTATTGCGCTCAAAAAATATGTTATTGCATGGTTCGGATTGAGCTGCTGGACGGAAATCGACCTCTACGACAGAGGCGTTAAACTTTATCCGGAAGGACTGTTTTGCGCTCCCTGCTGGAAAAAAGAATGTCCCTATAATCTCGAATGTATCCAAATGATTGACCTCGAAAGGATTGTAAAAGAAACAGTGGCATACTTCGACGGAAAAAAATGA
- a CDS encoding alpha-glucuronidase family glycosyl hydrolase, giving the protein MKYLFSILVFMAAINITNAEDGYKLWLRYDKIDNPVLIEKYRQLIKGYSFKGNSPSIKVAEKELNLALNKLLDCEIQTLDNLRSNVILAGAHKNITLNLPEEISNKLKTIGDEGYIIKTFETEGKRITLITANADIGVLYGTFHFIRLLQMQSDIDNLNIVESPLIKLRLLNHWDNLDRTVERGYAGFSIWNWHLLPDYIDPRYKDYARANASIGVNGTVLTNVNANSLVLTKQYLKKAAALADVFRPYGIKVYLTARFSAPIEIGKLSTADPLNPEVRKWWKEKAKEIYELIPDFGGFLVKANSEGQPGPQNYGRSHSDGANMLAEAVEHYGGVVMWRAFVYDNNVPEDRAKQAYNEFKPLDGKFKDNVLIQVKNGPIDFQPREPFHPLFGAMPETPLMMEFQITQEYLGQGTHLVYLAPLFKECIESDTYAKGAGSTVAKVIDGSLDNHALTGIAGVSNIGNDRNWTGHLFGQSNWYAFGRLAWNHNLTSEQIAEEWIRLTFGNKNEIVEIIKNIMMPSRENTVNYMTPLGLHHIMGWDHHYGPAPWIKDKPRAEWTSVYYHRADSNGIGFDRTVNGSNAVSQYHSPVSEIFNSLEKCPEKYLLWFHHVPWDYKMKSGKTLWEELCNHYYAGVDSVRSMSKKWKQLEGKIDSELFDHVSMLMKIQEDEAVWWRNACVLYFQTFSKLPIPEGFEKPDKTLEYYQSLEFPYAPGIRPKWH; this is encoded by the coding sequence ATGAAATACTTGTTTTCTATTCTCGTCTTTATGGCGGCAATCAACATTACAAATGCGGAAGACGGATACAAACTCTGGCTCAGATACGACAAAATCGATAATCCAGTTTTAATCGAAAAATACAGGCAGTTAATTAAAGGATATTCGTTTAAAGGCAATTCGCCTTCAATTAAAGTTGCGGAAAAAGAATTGAATCTCGCATTGAATAAATTATTGGATTGCGAAATACAAACTCTCGATAATTTGCGCTCAAACGTAATATTAGCGGGAGCGCATAAAAATATTACGTTGAATTTGCCGGAAGAAATAAGCAATAAATTAAAGACCATCGGCGACGAAGGATATATAATTAAAACCTTTGAAACGGAAGGGAAACGAATAACATTAATTACAGCCAACGCCGATATTGGCGTACTCTACGGCACATTTCATTTTATTCGTCTTCTTCAAATGCAAAGCGATATCGACAATCTGAATATTGTCGAATCGCCATTAATAAAACTAAGACTCTTAAATCATTGGGATAATCTGGACAGAACGGTAGAAAGGGGTTATGCCGGATTTTCGATTTGGAACTGGCATCTTCTGCCGGATTACATCGATCCGCGTTATAAAGACTATGCCAGAGCAAACGCTTCGATTGGCGTTAACGGGACGGTACTTACAAATGTGAATGCCAATTCTCTGGTATTAACAAAACAATATTTGAAAAAAGCCGCGGCTCTTGCCGATGTCTTCAGACCTTACGGGATTAAAGTATATTTAACGGCGCGGTTCAGCGCTCCGATTGAAATAGGAAAATTATCGACCGCCGACCCGTTAAATCCCGAGGTTCGCAAATGGTGGAAAGAAAAAGCAAAAGAGATTTACGAATTGATACCCGATTTCGGAGGATTTCTCGTAAAAGCCAATTCCGAAGGGCAGCCCGGTCCGCAGAATTACGGCAGGAGCCATTCCGACGGAGCCAATATGTTAGCGGAAGCCGTTGAACATTACGGCGGCGTTGTTATGTGGCGAGCGTTTGTTTATGACAATAACGTGCCCGAAGATCGCGCCAAGCAGGCTTACAACGAATTCAAACCTTTAGACGGAAAATTCAAGGACAACGTATTGATCCAGGTCAAAAACGGACCGATCGATTTTCAGCCTCGCGAACCTTTTCATCCGCTCTTCGGCGCAATGCCCGAAACTCCTCTTATGATGGAATTTCAAATTACTCAGGAGTATTTGGGGCAGGGAACGCATCTGGTCTATCTGGCTCCTCTTTTCAAGGAATGCATCGAGTCAGATACTTACGCCAAAGGCGCAGGCTCGACCGTTGCAAAAGTTATCGACGGCTCTTTGGACAATCATGCTTTAACCGGAATTGCGGGAGTATCGAATATCGGCAACGATCGGAACTGGACAGGTCATCTCTTCGGACAGTCGAACTGGTACGCTTTCGGAAGACTCGCATGGAATCATAATTTAACTTCGGAACAAATTGCGGAAGAATGGATACGTCTTACATTCGGAAATAAAAACGAGATTGTCGAAATAATTAAAAATATAATGATGCCTTCTCGGGAAAATACGGTTAATTATATGACGCCGCTCGGACTTCATCATATTATGGGATGGGACCACCATTACGGACCGGCTCCGTGGATAAAAGATAAACCTCGCGCAGAATGGACGTCGGTCTATTATCACCGCGCCGACAGCAACGGTATCGGTTTCGACAGAACCGTAAACGGAAGCAACGCTGTAAGTCAATATCATTCGCCGGTTTCGGAAATATTCAATTCCCTCGAAAAATGTCCTGAAAAATATCTGCTCTGGTTCCACCACGTCCCGTGGGATTACAAGATGAAGTCCGGGAAAACATTATGGGAGGAATTGTGCAATCATTATTATGCCGGCGTCGATTCCGTAAGGTCGATGAGTAAAAAATGGAAGCAGCTTGAAGGCAAGATCGACAGCGAACTTTTCGATCACGTAAGCATGTTGATGAAAATTCAGGAAGACGAAGCTGTCTGGTGGCGTAACGCGTGTGTTTTATATTTTCAAACTTTCTCTAAGCTTCCGATACCGGAAGGATTCGAAAAACCGGATAAGACGCTTGAATATTATCAAAGTCTTGAATTCCCGTACGCACCGGGAATCCGTCCCAAATGGCATTAA
- a CDS encoding endo-1,4-beta-xylanase — protein MKLLTASILFSLLFTAFPAELNSQTLKDAFKDYFLIGCAISDFQAAGKEPKALEIAAEQFNTITPENMLKWERVHPEPDRFDFELPDRLVEFGQKNGMFIVGHTLVWHNQTPDWVFKDDNGNYLNREQLLARLKEHIYTVVGRYKGKIKGWDVVNEAVDEDGSLRKTKWLEIIGEDYIEKAFEFAREADPDAELYYNDFNTWHKAKREGIMRLIKNLLDKGIKIDGIGLQGHWGLDYPALDELDESLKEYSSTGLKIMITELDINILPTPNNYTGAEITTNFELQKKYNPYPDGLPDSMQTVLAERYAELFGKFLKYRDSISRVTFWGIHDGHSWLNNWPIRGRTSYPLLFDRELKPKPAFNAVIKTVNEIKCN, from the coding sequence ATGAAGTTATTGACAGCTTCAATTCTATTTTCTTTATTATTCACAGCATTTCCCGCCGAATTGAATTCCCAGACGCTTAAAGACGCATTCAAAGATTATTTCCTGATCGGATGCGCTATCAGCGATTTCCAGGCGGCAGGGAAAGAGCCGAAAGCTTTGGAAATTGCGGCCGAACAGTTTAATACAATAACGCCGGAAAATATGCTCAAGTGGGAAAGAGTTCATCCCGAGCCCGATAGATTTGATTTTGAACTTCCCGACAGATTGGTGGAGTTCGGTCAAAAAAACGGGATGTTCATTGTCGGACACACGCTCGTCTGGCACAACCAAACTCCGGATTGGGTTTTTAAGGACGACAATGGAAACTACCTCAATAGAGAACAACTGCTTGCAAGATTGAAAGAACATATATATACGGTAGTCGGCAGATACAAAGGAAAAATTAAAGGATGGGACGTTGTAAACGAAGCCGTCGACGAAGACGGTTCTTTGCGCAAAACCAAATGGCTCGAAATTATAGGAGAAGATTATATCGAAAAAGCTTTTGAATTTGCGCGCGAAGCCGACCCCGACGCGGAGCTCTATTATAACGACTTCAATACCTGGCATAAAGCCAAAAGAGAAGGCATAATGAGGTTAATCAAAAATTTGCTCGACAAGGGGATAAAGATTGACGGCATCGGTCTCCAGGGGCATTGGGGATTGGATTATCCGGCATTGGACGAACTCGACGAAAGCCTGAAAGAATATTCTTCGACCGGTTTGAAAATAATGATTACCGAACTCGACATCAACATTCTTCCGACGCCAAACAACTATACTGGAGCCGAAATTACTACAAATTTTGAATTACAAAAAAAATACAATCCCTATCCCGACGGACTTCCGGATTCAATGCAAACGGTATTAGCCGAAAGATATGCGGAATTATTCGGAAAATTCCTCAAATATCGCGATTCGATCTCCCGTGTAACATTCTGGGGAATTCACGACGGGCATTCATGGCTTAACAACTGGCCAATCAGGGGAAGAACTTCCTATCCTCTTTTATTCGACAGGGAACTTAAACCCAAACCGGCTTTTAATGCAGTAATCAAAACCGTTAACGAAATTAAATGCAATTGA
- a CDS encoding GlmU family protein yields MKKIILVFEDTGFRDLLPLSYLRPVYELRTGIFSLLSKIEYSFAGSEIYLTCRKYLEENYREKKKNYRINLLPEAGEALMINGRVLMNKKLRSEISKLQTGEALVSGKNFIAGIIDADNLKKIYDSDFLPQFDNFKFNEKEIETEIIQYPWKLINYNGKEIETDFKTLLKYSGKIKTAVHPKFKKVELQHKKSIHIGKDVKIEPFVFIDASDGPVYIDENVHIMSNSMIKGPAFIGRNSIIKANSTIYHGASIGKYSKVGGEVEDSIIQSYSNKQHDGFLGHSYLGSWVNLGAGTNNSDLKNNYGSITVNLNNKKIDTGLRFLGLIMGDHSKSAIGTKFNTGTICGVMCNVFGNGFPPKFIPSFTWGCIDEMSVFDIDKSIELARIVTARRNVEFTESDEKLLRKVFELSEIERKY; encoded by the coding sequence ATGAAAAAGATAATTTTAGTATTTGAAGATACTGGTTTTCGGGATTTATTACCACTTTCTTATCTCAGACCCGTATACGAGCTTAGGACGGGTATTTTCAGTTTACTCTCAAAAATTGAGTATTCATTTGCAGGGAGTGAAATTTATCTTACCTGCCGAAAATACCTGGAGGAAAATTACAGAGAAAAAAAGAAGAATTACCGCATTAACCTTCTGCCCGAAGCCGGAGAAGCGCTGATGATTAACGGACGGGTTTTAATGAACAAAAAACTCAGGTCGGAAATAAGTAAACTGCAGACGGGCGAAGCTCTGGTTTCCGGTAAGAATTTCATAGCCGGCATTATCGATGCGGATAATCTTAAAAAAATTTATGATTCGGATTTTCTACCGCAATTCGACAATTTCAAATTTAACGAAAAAGAAATCGAAACCGAGATTATTCAATATCCGTGGAAACTTATAAATTACAACGGAAAAGAGATAGAAACCGATTTCAAAACGCTTCTTAAATATTCCGGGAAGATTAAAACCGCAGTACACCCGAAATTCAAGAAAGTGGAACTGCAGCACAAGAAATCGATTCACATCGGCAAAGACGTTAAAATAGAGCCGTTTGTTTTTATTGACGCATCCGACGGTCCGGTTTATATCGACGAAAACGTTCATATAATGTCGAACAGCATGATTAAAGGACCGGCATTTATCGGAAGAAATTCAATAATCAAAGCCAACAGTACTATCTATCACGGCGCGTCAATCGGTAAATATTCCAAAGTTGGCGGCGAAGTGGAAGACTCGATTATTCAATCTTATTCGAATAAACAGCACGACGGCTTCCTCGGGCATTCGTATCTGGGAAGCTGGGTTAATTTGGGTGCCGGAACCAATAACAGCGACCTGAAAAATAATTACGGCAGTATTACCGTAAACCTGAACAATAAAAAAATAGATACCGGACTTCGCTTTCTCGGTTTAATAATGGGAGACCATTCGAAAAGCGCAATCGGAACCAAATTCAATACGGGCACAATTTGCGGCGTAATGTGTAATGTTTTCGGGAACGGATTTCCGCCGAAATTCATACCTTCTTTTACGTGGGGCTGTATCGACGAGATGTCTGTCTTCGACATCGATAAATCGATTGAGCTTGCGCGTATTGTAACAGCGCGCCGCAATGTCGAATTTACCGAAAGCGACGAGAAGTTATTGAGAAAGGTTTTCGAACTTTCCGAAATAGAACGTAAATATTGA